The Streptomyces sp. NBC_00440 genome contains a region encoding:
- the hemE gene encoding uroporphyrinogen decarboxylase, whose translation MSANDRPMGAQNPTADSAFLKACRREPVPHTPVWFMRQAGRSLPEYLKAREGIAMLDSCMRPDLATEITLQPVRRHKVDAAVYFSDIVVPLKAIGIDLDIKPGVGPVIASPIRTRADLARLRDLEPADVWYVTEAMGMLTAELGQTPLIGFAGAPFTLASYLVEGGPSRNHEHTKAMMYGDPELWADLLDRLAGITAAFLRIQIEAGASAVQLFDSWVGALAPADYRHSVLPASAKVLDAVAPYGVPRIHFGVGTGELLGLMGEAGADVVGVDWRVPLDEAARRVGPGKALQGNLDPAVLFSTREAVEAKTDEVLAAAAGLEGHVFNLGHGVPPNTDPDALTRLVEYVHTRTAR comes from the coding sequence GTGAGTGCCAACGACCGCCCCATGGGCGCCCAGAACCCGACAGCCGACTCCGCCTTCCTCAAGGCGTGCAGGCGAGAGCCGGTGCCGCACACCCCTGTCTGGTTCATGCGGCAGGCCGGACGCTCACTCCCCGAGTACCTGAAGGCGCGGGAGGGGATCGCCATGCTCGACTCGTGCATGCGGCCCGACCTGGCCACCGAGATCACCCTCCAGCCGGTCCGCCGCCACAAGGTGGACGCGGCGGTCTACTTCAGCGACATCGTCGTGCCGCTCAAGGCCATCGGGATCGACCTCGACATCAAGCCGGGTGTCGGGCCGGTGATCGCCAGCCCGATCCGCACCCGCGCCGACCTGGCCCGGCTGCGCGATCTGGAGCCCGCCGACGTCTGGTACGTCACCGAGGCGATGGGCATGCTCACCGCCGAGCTGGGACAGACACCGCTCATCGGGTTCGCCGGTGCGCCCTTCACGCTCGCCAGCTACCTCGTGGAGGGCGGTCCGTCCCGCAACCACGAGCACACCAAGGCGATGATGTACGGCGACCCGGAGCTCTGGGCCGACCTGCTCGACCGCCTCGCCGGGATCACCGCCGCCTTCCTCCGGATCCAGATCGAGGCGGGCGCGAGCGCCGTCCAGCTCTTCGACTCCTGGGTGGGCGCCCTCGCCCCGGCCGACTACCGGCACTCGGTGCTGCCGGCTTCGGCGAAGGTCCTGGACGCGGTGGCGCCGTACGGGGTGCCGCGCATCCACTTCGGTGTCGGCACCGGTGAGCTGCTCGGGCTGATGGGCGAGGCCGGTGCGGACGTCGTCGGCGTCGACTGGCGGGTGCCGCTGGACGAGGCGGCCCGGCGGGTCGGCCCCGGCAAGGCGCTCCAGGGGAACCTCGACCCGGCCGTCCTCTTCTCCACCCGGGAGGCGGTCGAGGCCAAGACCGACGAGGTGCTGGCCGCGGCGGCGGGGCTCGAAGGCCATGTCTTCAACCTCGGCCACGGCGTCCCGCCCAACACCGACCCCGACGCGCTGACCCGGCTCGTGGAGTACGTCCACACCCGCACGGCCCGCTGA
- a CDS encoding DUF3000 domain-containing protein encodes MAAAQGRFSDGADGMTSAETDSVPPAFREAVDALQSARLRPEMEIDPTKPPRKLAPYAYALEAAVVENDNDLADGRLVLLHDPAGHDAWQGSFRLVTLVRAELEPEMAADPLLPEVCWSWLTGALQGRGLSYGEASGTVTRAGSHYFGGLSERKPATQIEIRASWTPREGLSGVPDTGAHLAAWCDLLCQIAGLPPVGPPDAGVVSLPQRRGPRAH; translated from the coding sequence ATGGCTGCGGCTCAGGGACGATTTTCAGATGGCGCTGACGGTATGACCAGCGCGGAGACGGACTCCGTCCCGCCCGCGTTCAGGGAGGCGGTCGACGCCTTGCAGTCAGCCCGTCTGCGGCCGGAGATGGAGATCGACCCGACGAAGCCGCCGCGCAAGCTCGCCCCGTACGCCTACGCCCTGGAGGCGGCGGTCGTCGAGAACGACAACGACCTGGCGGACGGCAGGCTCGTCCTGCTCCACGACCCCGCCGGCCATGACGCCTGGCAGGGATCCTTCCGTCTGGTGACACTCGTGCGCGCGGAGCTGGAGCCCGAGATGGCCGCCGACCCGCTGCTGCCCGAGGTCTGCTGGTCGTGGCTGACGGGCGCCCTCCAGGGGCGCGGACTGTCGTACGGGGAGGCCAGCGGCACGGTCACCCGCGCCGGGTCGCACTACTTCGGCGGGCTCTCGGAGCGCAAACCCGCGACCCAGATCGAGATCCGGGCGTCCTGGACCCCGCGCGAGGGTCTGAGCGGAGTGCCGGACACCGGGGCGCATCTGGCGGCCTGGTGCGATCTGCTCTGCCAGATCGCCGGGCTGCCGCCGGTCGGGCCGCCGGACGCCGGTGTGGTCTCGCTGCCGCAGCGGCGCGGGCCCCGCGCGCACTGA
- a CDS encoding response regulator transcription factor, which translates to MSVLLEQPASLVAYRPNKPTAMVVVADPRVRSTVTRHLWALGVRDVIEASSIAEARPRVGKPRDICVADVHLPDGSGLTLLSETRAAGWPNGLALSAADDIGAVRNALAGGVKGYVVTGTRNNIGHPTRPGAAPIGAARMQRRPPGTPSHPGGYRELSGREVEVLRLVAEGQSNKAIGVSMGLSALTVKSHLARIARKLGTGDRAGMVAVALRTGIIH; encoded by the coding sequence GTGTCCGTTCTCCTTGAGCAGCCCGCAAGCCTGGTCGCCTACCGCCCGAACAAGCCGACGGCCATGGTCGTCGTGGCCGACCCACGCGTCCGCTCCACCGTCACCCGCCATCTGTGGGCCCTTGGAGTACGTGACGTCATCGAGGCGTCGTCCATCGCGGAGGCGCGTCCCCGCGTCGGCAAACCACGTGACATCTGCGTGGCCGACGTCCACCTGCCCGACGGTTCCGGGCTGACCCTGCTGTCCGAGACCCGGGCCGCAGGCTGGCCCAACGGTCTGGCCCTCTCCGCCGCCGACGACATCGGCGCCGTGCGCAACGCCCTCGCGGGCGGCGTCAAGGGCTATGTCGTCACCGGCACCCGCAACAACATCGGCCACCCGACCCGGCCCGGCGCCGCACCCATCGGCGCCGCCCGGATGCAGCGCCGCCCCCCGGGCACCCCGAGCCACCCGGGCGGCTACCGCGAGCTCTCCGGCCGTGAGGTCGAAGTGCTGCGGCTGGTCGCCGAAGGCCAGTCCAACAAGGCCATCGGCGTCTCCATGGGGCTCTCGGCCCTGACCGTCAAGAGCCACCTCGCCCGCATCGCGCGCAAGCTCGGCACGGGTGACCGGGCCGGGATGGTCGCGGTGGCACTCCGTACCGGAATCATCCACTGA
- the hemG gene encoding protoporphyrinogen oxidase, with protein MNADTRTAHVVVIGGGISGLAAALRLTGGGARVTVLEGTGRVGGKLHTGEIEGVRVDLGAESMLARRPEAVALAREAGLGDALQPPATSGAALWNRGALTPMPTGHVMGVPADAGRLGGVLSDEGLRRIGQDAELPPAEIGEDIALGEYVAGRMGREVVDRLVEPLLGGVYAGDVYRTSMRAAVPALYEAARTHPTLGAAVRSLQQRVTPASGPVFMGLDGGIGTLPPAVADAVRARGGEVLLHRPALELRRTADGWLIRTGGQDGGRPIEADAVVLAVPAWAASALLADEAPAASAELAAVEYASMSLVTLAFRRTELNLPDGTGFLVPPVDGHSIKASTFSSRKWAWSDADPELVVLRTSLGRYGDEEHLHREDADLVDLSLRDLGEAVGLTAKPVATEVTRWIGGLPQYPVGHLARVARVRDTVAALPGLRICGAAYDGVGIPACVASAERAAKEITATLASGTTGGAGE; from the coding sequence ATGAATGCGGACACGCGTACGGCTCATGTCGTCGTCATCGGAGGTGGGATCTCGGGTCTCGCGGCAGCGCTCCGGCTGACCGGCGGCGGGGCACGGGTGACGGTGCTGGAGGGCACCGGCCGGGTCGGCGGCAAGCTCCACACGGGCGAGATCGAAGGCGTACGGGTCGACCTCGGCGCCGAGTCGATGCTCGCCCGGCGCCCCGAGGCGGTCGCGCTCGCGCGTGAGGCCGGTCTGGGCGACGCGCTCCAGCCGCCCGCCACCAGCGGCGCCGCCCTCTGGAACAGGGGCGCGCTGACCCCGATGCCCACCGGCCACGTCATGGGCGTACCGGCCGACGCGGGCCGGCTCGGCGGTGTGCTCTCGGACGAGGGGCTGCGCCGGATCGGCCAGGACGCCGAACTGCCGCCCGCCGAGATCGGCGAGGACATCGCACTCGGCGAGTACGTGGCCGGCCGGATGGGCCGCGAGGTCGTCGACCGGCTCGTCGAGCCGCTGCTCGGCGGGGTCTACGCGGGCGACGTCTACCGCACCTCGATGCGCGCCGCGGTCCCCGCGCTCTACGAGGCCGCCCGCACCCACCCCACGCTCGGCGCCGCCGTGCGCTCGCTCCAGCAGCGCGTCACCCCCGCGTCGGGCCCGGTCTTCATGGGACTGGACGGGGGCATCGGCACCCTGCCGCCCGCCGTGGCCGACGCGGTCCGCGCCCGGGGCGGCGAAGTCCTGCTGCACCGGCCCGCGCTGGAGCTGCGGCGCACCGCGGACGGCTGGCTGATCCGCACCGGCGGGCAGGACGGTGGCCGCCCCATCGAGGCCGACGCCGTGGTGCTCGCCGTACCGGCCTGGGCGGCCTCCGCGCTGCTGGCCGACGAGGCGCCCGCCGCCTCCGCCGAGCTGGCCGCCGTCGAGTACGCCTCGATGTCGCTCGTCACCCTGGCCTTCCGCCGTACGGAGCTGAACCTCCCCGACGGCACGGGATTTCTCGTACCGCCCGTGGACGGCCACTCCATCAAGGCGTCCACCTTCTCCAGCCGCAAGTGGGCCTGGTCCGACGCAGACCCGGAGCTCGTCGTGCTGCGGACCTCGCTCGGCCGCTACGGCGACGAGGAGCATCTGCACCGCGAGGACGCCGACTTGGTGGATCTCTCGCTGCGCGACCTGGGCGAGGCCGTCGGGCTCACCGCGAAGCCGGTCGCCACCGAGGTGACCCGGTGGATCGGCGGACTGCCCCAGTACCCCGTCGGCCACCTCGCCCGGGTGGCCCGGGTACGGGACACGGTGGCCGCGCTGCCCGGCCTGCGGATCTGCGGCGCGGCCTACGACGGAGTGGGCATTCCGGCCTGTGTCGCCAGTGCCGAGCGGGCTGCGAAGGAGATCACAGCAACCCTGGCGTCGGGCACCACCGGCGGCGCGGGAGAATAG
- a CDS encoding beta-galactosidase, producing the protein MHTPLNLLRRPLTAALAVLALSAGALTPAAGAERPARDAAHPAGARAVAHPTAHTVGHNDTALTIDGKPLNIWSGEFHYWRLPSPDAWRDVLQKMKAGGFNAASIYFDWDFHSPKPGVYDFKGIRDVDKLLDIAQEAGIYVIARPGPYINAETDGGGFPGWLTQQKGKARTTAPDYLAAADEWLSKIDPIIARHQLTNGTGPVIAYQVENEYYQDTPDGHAYIQHLADKARADGITVPLTGNHNGVFAKELDIDGHDSYPQGFNCSSPDKWSGLPDFSGAKTAGQPLFLAEFQGGSFDPWGGPGYDKCRQLTDGDFEKAAYENNIASGATMQNFYMAYGGTSWGWLPSPSAVYSSYDYGAPIQEDRQLGEKYLTDKRLGYLVQSLAPMTKTEPLTAAAPENSAVQRRDRRNPDDGTTITVVRHKDVNDKAKDTTHLALGGYPSVPQEPGTALTVDGRDSKLLVSDYAMDHQQLRYSTSELMTHGTFGQRDVALLYGRHSQDGETVLRYAAKPDVKVTGGTVKQSWDPATGDLRLDYRHDGLAQVLITPPGAKTPLLLLLADDATADTYWRLDTPQGPVLAAGPELLRTSAYANGVLKLTGDTGKASQLNVITGAPATAVSWNGHPAKGALNTTGAALPGPKPVTLPTLGKWKFQRETPEAQPGFDDAAWRAAGGQALAADGYGFHAGSVWYRGHFSATGTESAVQVNASTGKGGSYLAWLNGHYLGSSDSATHTFTVPPGTLKPGEDNVLAVLAADMAHEQDWSADDGHKQPRGLTSVRLVGSARQIGWRIQGALGGENLVDPVRGPLNTGGLYGERQGMHLPGYPDAGWPDVSLPDTRKGAPGVSWYRTGFDLRLPKDQDVPMGLTFSDDKAKNYRALVYVNGWMVGLYINDLGPQTSFPVQPGMLRTDGHNTVAVAVIGEDTAGDGLGKVSLQQYGNHTTPLRYGDISSPGWSAAVNHDPKASADVRITAPDTVGRGGSGSVTASFTPRAKTARDAALELRLPEGWKADTALRQPLGDVRAGRTVTRSWRVTAPEGSQPWSAVLSAAARYSGRGSAAAAVSVASPPPAPGAGKHDLAALDFTATNGWGPVERDTSNGEEAAGDGRPMSVAGTAYAKGIGTNADSDITAYLGGACTRFTASAGVDDETNGGGSVTFTVLADGKQVATTPVLKGKQAAVALDADVSGAQVVDLVVGDGGDGNGLDHGDWGNASVSCTG; encoded by the coding sequence ATGCACACGCCATTGAACCTGTTGAGACGCCCCCTCACCGCCGCACTCGCCGTGCTGGCGCTCAGCGCCGGTGCGCTCACCCCGGCCGCGGGGGCGGAGCGGCCCGCACGGGACGCCGCACACCCCGCCGGAGCCAGGGCCGTCGCACACCCCACCGCCCACACCGTCGGACACAACGACACCGCCCTGACCATCGACGGCAAACCGCTGAACATCTGGTCCGGCGAGTTCCACTACTGGCGGCTGCCCAGCCCCGACGCCTGGCGCGACGTCCTGCAGAAGATGAAGGCGGGCGGTTTCAACGCCGCGTCCATCTACTTCGACTGGGACTTCCACTCCCCCAAGCCCGGCGTCTACGACTTCAAGGGGATCCGCGACGTCGACAAGCTCCTCGACATCGCCCAGGAAGCGGGCATCTACGTCATCGCCCGCCCCGGCCCGTACATCAACGCGGAGACGGACGGTGGCGGCTTCCCCGGCTGGCTCACCCAGCAGAAGGGCAAGGCCCGTACGACCGCGCCCGACTATCTGGCGGCGGCCGACGAGTGGCTGTCGAAGATCGACCCCATCATCGCCAGGCACCAGCTGACCAACGGCACCGGCCCGGTGATCGCCTACCAGGTCGAGAACGAGTACTACCAGGACACCCCCGACGGCCACGCCTACATCCAGCACCTGGCGGACAAGGCGCGCGCCGACGGCATCACCGTCCCGCTGACCGGCAACCACAACGGCGTCTTCGCCAAGGAACTGGACATCGACGGGCACGATTCGTACCCCCAGGGCTTCAACTGCTCAAGTCCGGACAAGTGGAGTGGACTGCCCGATTTCTCCGGTGCGAAGACGGCTGGGCAACCGCTATTTCTGGCCGAATTCCAGGGCGGTTCGTTCGACCCCTGGGGCGGGCCCGGCTACGACAAGTGCCGGCAGCTGACCGACGGTGACTTCGAAAAGGCCGCGTACGAGAACAACATCGCCTCCGGCGCCACCATGCAGAACTTCTACATGGCGTACGGCGGCACCTCCTGGGGCTGGCTGCCCTCACCGAGCGCGGTCTACAGCTCGTACGACTACGGCGCGCCGATCCAGGAGGACCGGCAGCTCGGCGAGAAGTACCTGACCGACAAACGGCTGGGCTACCTCGTGCAGTCGCTCGCACCGATGACGAAGACCGAGCCGCTGACGGCTGCCGCGCCGGAGAACTCCGCGGTGCAGCGCCGCGACCGGCGCAACCCCGACGACGGGACGACGATCACCGTCGTACGCCACAAGGACGTCAACGACAAGGCGAAGGACACCACGCATCTGGCGCTCGGCGGCTATCCCTCGGTGCCGCAGGAGCCGGGGACCGCGCTGACCGTCGACGGGCGCGACTCCAAGCTGCTGGTCTCCGACTACGCCATGGACCACCAGCAGCTGCGGTACTCGACGTCGGAGCTGATGACGCACGGGACCTTCGGACAGCGTGATGTGGCGCTGCTGTACGGACGGCACAGCCAGGACGGCGAGACCGTGCTGCGGTACGCCGCGAAGCCGGACGTCAAGGTGACCGGCGGGACGGTGAAGCAGAGCTGGGACCCGGCCACGGGCGACCTGCGTCTCGACTACCGGCACGACGGGCTCGCGCAGGTGCTGATCACCCCGCCCGGTGCGAAGACGCCGCTGCTGCTCCTGCTCGCCGACGACGCGACCGCCGACACCTACTGGCGGCTCGACACCCCGCAGGGCCCGGTGCTGGCCGCCGGTCCCGAACTGCTGCGCACCAGTGCGTACGCGAACGGCGTGCTGAAGCTGACGGGCGACACCGGCAAGGCGTCCCAGCTGAACGTCATCACCGGCGCCCCCGCCACCGCCGTGAGCTGGAACGGGCACCCCGCCAAGGGCGCACTGAACACCACAGGCGCCGCGCTCCCCGGGCCGAAGCCGGTCACCCTGCCGACGCTCGGGAAGTGGAAGTTCCAGCGCGAGACCCCGGAGGCGCAGCCCGGCTTCGACGACGCCGCCTGGCGGGCCGCCGGCGGGCAGGCGCTTGCGGCCGACGGCTACGGCTTCCACGCGGGCTCCGTCTGGTACCGGGGGCACTTCTCGGCCACCGGCACGGAGAGCGCCGTACAGGTCAACGCCAGTACGGGGAAGGGCGGTTCGTATCTGGCCTGGCTCAACGGCCACTACCTCGGCAGCTCGGACTCCGCCACGCATACCTTCACCGTCCCGCCGGGCACGCTGAAACCCGGCGAGGACAATGTGCTCGCCGTGCTGGCCGCGGACATGGCGCACGAGCAGGACTGGTCGGCGGACGACGGCCACAAGCAGCCGCGCGGTCTGACATCGGTACGTCTGGTGGGCTCGGCGCGGCAGATCGGCTGGCGGATCCAGGGCGCACTCGGCGGCGAGAACCTGGTCGACCCGGTGCGCGGCCCGCTCAACACCGGTGGTCTGTACGGCGAACGCCAGGGCATGCACCTGCCCGGCTACCCGGACGCCGGGTGGCCGGACGTCTCACTGCCGGACACCCGCAAGGGCGCACCGGGCGTCTCCTGGTACCGCACGGGCTTCGACCTGCGGCTGCCGAAGGACCAGGACGTCCCGATGGGGCTGACCTTCTCCGACGACAAGGCGAAGAACTACCGGGCTCTGGTGTACGTCAACGGCTGGATGGTGGGCCTCTACATCAACGACCTGGGGCCGCAGACCAGTTTCCCGGTGCAGCCGGGGATGCTCCGCACCGATGGGCACAACACGGTCGCCGTCGCCGTCATCGGTGAGGACACCGCGGGCGACGGGCTCGGCAAGGTCTCGCTCCAGCAGTACGGGAACCACACGACGCCGCTGCGGTACGGCGACATCTCGTCGCCGGGGTGGTCGGCCGCGGTCAACCACGACCCGAAGGCGAGTGCGGATGTACGGATCACCGCGCCGGACACCGTCGGGCGCGGTGGCTCGGGTTCGGTGACCGCCTCCTTCACGCCGCGCGCGAAGACCGCGCGCGACGCCGCGCTGGAGCTGCGGCTGCCCGAGGGCTGGAAGGCGGACACGGCGCTGCGACAGCCGCTGGGCGACGTGCGGGCCGGGCGGACGGTGACGCGCAGCTGGCGGGTCACGGCTCCCGAGGGCTCGCAGCCGTGGTCGGCCGTGCTGTCGGCGGCGGCCCGGTACTCGGGTCGTGGCTCGGCGGCAGCCGCGGTGAGTGTGGCGTCGCCGCCGCCCGCGCCGGGGGCGGGGAAACACGACCTCGCCGCCCTGGACTTCACCGCCACCAACGGATGGGGTCCGGTGGAGCGCGACACCTCCAACGGCGAGGAGGCCGCAGGGGACGGCAGACCGATGTCCGTCGCGGGCACTGCGTACGCGAAGGGCATCGGGACGAACGCCGACAGCGACATCACCGCCTATCTGGGCGGGGCCTGCACCCGGTTCACCGCGTCGGCCGGGGTGGACGACGAGACGAACGGCGGCGGCTCGGTGACCTTCACGGTGCTGGCCGACGGGAAACAGGTCGCCACCACCCCGGTACTCAAGGGGAAGCAGGCGGCCGTGGCGCTCGACGCGGATGTGTCGGGCGCCCAGGTGGTGGATTTGGTCGTCGGGGACGGCGGGGACGGCAACGGGCTCGACCACGGCGACTGGGGGAACGCTTCGGTGAGCTGTACGGGCTGA
- a CDS encoding FAD-dependent oxidoreductase — protein sequence MAAERLVVIGGDAAGMSAASQARRLRGPDELEITAFERGHFTSFSACGIPYWVGGEVGERDDLVARTPEEHRARSIDLRMRTEVTEIDVAGQRVHARDLESGAAGWTAYDKLVIATGARPVRPELPGIDAPGVHGVQTLDDGQALIDSLRTASGRRAVIVGAGYIGVEMAEALLHRGYEVTVLTRGAQPMSTLDPDMGKLVHDAMDGMGITTVTGAEVTAVRTDERGRASAVATDAAEYPADVVVLGIGVEPQTGLAAAAGLPLGEYGGLLTDLSMRVRGHRNIWAGGDCVEVLDLVSGRDRHIPLGTHANKHGQIIGANAGGGYGTFPGVVGTAVSKVCDLEIARTGLREKDAHAAGLRYVTATIESTNSAGYYPGAALMTVKMLAELRTGRLLGTQIVGREGAAKRVDIAAVALTAGMTVEQMVSLDLGYAPPFSPVWDPVLVAARKAVTAVRRAGG from the coding sequence ATGGCAGCGGAGCGACTGGTGGTCATCGGCGGGGACGCGGCGGGCATGTCCGCAGCGTCCCAGGCCCGCAGGCTCAGGGGTCCGGACGAGCTGGAGATCACCGCCTTCGAACGCGGCCACTTCACCTCGTTCTCGGCGTGCGGCATCCCCTACTGGGTGGGCGGCGAGGTCGGCGAGCGCGACGACCTCGTCGCCCGCACCCCCGAAGAGCACCGGGCACGGTCGATCGACCTCCGGATGCGGACCGAGGTGACGGAGATCGACGTCGCCGGGCAGCGGGTGCACGCCCGCGACCTGGAATCGGGGGCGGCCGGCTGGACTGCGTACGACAAGCTCGTCATCGCCACGGGCGCGCGTCCGGTACGCCCCGAGCTGCCCGGCATCGACGCGCCGGGCGTGCACGGCGTGCAGACGCTGGACGACGGCCAGGCCCTGATCGACTCGCTGCGGACGGCGTCCGGCCGCCGCGCGGTGATCGTCGGGGCCGGTTACATCGGCGTCGAGATGGCGGAGGCGCTGCTGCACCGCGGGTACGAGGTGACGGTCCTGACCCGCGGCGCCCAGCCGATGTCCACGCTCGACCCGGACATGGGGAAGCTGGTCCACGACGCGATGGACGGCATGGGCATCACCACGGTGACCGGCGCGGAGGTCACCGCGGTCCGCACGGACGAGCGGGGACGGGCCAGCGCCGTCGCGACGGACGCCGCCGAATACCCGGCTGACGTAGTGGTCCTGGGGATCGGCGTGGAGCCGCAGACCGGCCTCGCGGCCGCCGCGGGGCTGCCGCTGGGCGAGTACGGCGGGCTGCTGACCGATCTGTCGATGCGGGTGCGCGGCCACCGGAACATCTGGGCGGGCGGCGACTGCGTCGAAGTCCTCGACCTGGTCTCCGGCCGGGACCGGCACATCCCGCTCGGCACACACGCGAACAAGCACGGCCAGATCATCGGCGCCAACGCGGGCGGTGGATACGGCACGTTCCCCGGTGTCGTCGGCACCGCGGTGAGCAAGGTCTGCGATCTGGAGATCGCCAGGACCGGGCTGCGCGAGAAGGACGCGCACGCGGCCGGGCTGCGGTACGTCACGGCGACCATCGAGTCGACCAACAGCGCCGGTTACTACCCGGGCGCGGCCCTGATGACGGTGAAGATGCTCGCCGAGCTGCGGACCGGGCGGCTGCTCGGCACGCAGATCGTGGGGCGGGAGGGCGCGGCGAAGCGGGTGGACATCGCCGCCGTCGCCCTCACCGCGGGCATGACGGTGGAGCAGATGGTCTCGCTGGACCTGGGGTACGCGCCGCCGTTCTCACCGGTCTGGGACCCGGTGCTGGTCGCCGCGCGGAAGGCGGTCACAGCGGTGCGCCGGGCGGGCGGGTAG
- a CDS encoding ribonuclease D — MTDAQETAAETALRTTGGAPPDDVEQAPIPLLEPREGIPPVVATDEALAAVVAAFAAGTGPVAVDAERASGYRYGQRAYLVQLRREGAGSALVDPVGCPDLSSLGAAISDAEWVLHAATQDLPCLREIGMIPTRIFDTELAGRLAGFPRVGLGAMVESVLGFTLEKGHSAVDWSTRPLPEPWLRYAALDVELLVDLRDALEEELDRQGKLGWAMEEFDAIASAPPAPPRKDPWRRTSGMHKVRRRRQMAVVRELWNTRDAVAQRRDVSPGKVLGDGAIVEAALGLPVNLQELTALPGFGHRMGKRQLEQWQAAVDRAKALPDTALPQPGQQVAGPPPPRAWADKDPAAAARLSAARAAVSALADELNMPQENLMTPDTVRRVCWEPPRERTAEKVSAVLAELGARNWQIEQVAPLLTAAVQDPPGQN; from the coding sequence GTGACCGACGCTCAAGAGACCGCAGCAGAGACAGCACTGCGAACCACTGGGGGCGCTCCCCCGGACGACGTCGAACAGGCGCCGATCCCCTTGCTGGAGCCCCGCGAGGGCATTCCGCCGGTGGTTGCCACCGATGAAGCACTGGCCGCCGTCGTGGCGGCGTTCGCCGCGGGGACGGGGCCTGTCGCCGTCGACGCCGAGCGCGCGTCCGGCTACCGCTACGGACAGCGCGCGTATCTGGTGCAGCTGCGCCGCGAGGGCGCGGGCAGCGCCCTCGTCGATCCGGTGGGCTGCCCCGACCTCTCCTCGCTCGGCGCGGCCATCTCCGACGCCGAGTGGGTGCTGCACGCCGCGACCCAGGACCTCCCGTGCCTGCGGGAAATAGGCATGATTCCCACCCGGATCTTCGACACCGAGCTGGCCGGGCGACTGGCCGGCTTCCCGCGGGTCGGCCTCGGCGCGATGGTCGAGAGCGTGCTGGGCTTCACGCTGGAGAAGGGCCACTCGGCGGTCGACTGGTCGACCCGCCCGCTGCCCGAGCCGTGGCTGCGCTACGCCGCGCTCGACGTGGAGCTGCTGGTCGATCTCCGGGACGCCCTGGAGGAGGAGCTGGACCGGCAGGGGAAGCTGGGCTGGGCGATGGAGGAGTTCGACGCCATCGCATCGGCACCGCCCGCCCCGCCGCGCAAGGACCCCTGGCGCCGTACGTCCGGGATGCACAAGGTGCGCAGGCGCCGTCAGATGGCGGTGGTACGGGAGCTGTGGAACACCCGCGACGCGGTGGCGCAGCGGCGGGACGTCTCCCCCGGGAAGGTCCTCGGGGACGGTGCGATCGTCGAGGCCGCCCTGGGCCTCCCGGTGAATCTCCAGGAGCTCACCGCGCTGCCCGGTTTCGGCCACCGCATGGGCAAGCGCCAGCTGGAGCAGTGGCAGGCGGCCGTCGACCGGGCCAAGGCGCTCCCCGACACCGCGCTTCCGCAGCCGGGCCAGCAGGTGGCCGGCCCGCCGCCGCCCCGCGCCTGGGCGGACAAGGACCCGGCGGCCGCCGCCCGGCTCTCCGCGGCGCGCGCGGCCGTGTCGGCCCTCGCCGACGAGCTGAACATGCCGCAGGAGAATCTGATGACCCCCGACACCGTGCGCCGGGTGTGCTGGGAGCCGCCGCGGGAGCGGACGGCGGAGAAGGTCTCAGCCGTGCTCGCCGAGCTCGGCGCCCGGAACTGGCAGATCGAGCAGGTCGCTCCGCTGCTGACGGCCGCGGTCCAGGACCCGCCGGGCCAGAACTGA
- the hemQ gene encoding hydrogen peroxide-dependent heme synthase, giving the protein MTDAPETVTSPKAPNAGKKAKDLNEVVRYTLWSVFKLRDVLPGDTDRTAVAGEVQELFDQLAAKDITVRGTYDVSGLRADADVMIWWHAETSDELQTAYNLFRRTRLGRALDPVWSNMALHRPAEFNKSHIPAFLADETPRDYVSVYPFVRSYDWYLLADEDRRRMLAEHGKMARGFPDVRANTVASFSLGDYEWLLAFEADELYRIVDLMRHLRGSETRMHVREEVPFFTGRRKSVADLVAGLA; this is encoded by the coding sequence ATGACTGATGCTCCGGAGACCGTGACGTCCCCCAAGGCCCCGAACGCGGGCAAGAAGGCCAAGGACCTCAACGAGGTCGTGCGCTACACGCTGTGGTCCGTCTTCAAGCTGCGCGACGTGCTCCCCGGCGACACCGACCGCACCGCGGTGGCCGGTGAGGTCCAGGAGCTGTTCGACCAGCTCGCCGCCAAGGACATCACCGTCCGCGGCACGTACGACGTCTCCGGGCTGCGGGCCGACGCCGACGTGATGATCTGGTGGCACGCGGAGACCTCGGACGAGCTCCAGACCGCGTACAACCTCTTCCGCCGCACCCGTCTCGGCCGCGCCCTCGACCCGGTCTGGTCGAACATGGCGCTGCACCGCCCCGCCGAGTTCAACAAGTCGCACATTCCGGCGTTCCTCGCCGACGAGACCCCCCGGGACTACGTCTCGGTGTATCCCTTCGTGCGCTCCTACGACTGGTACCTGCTGGCCGACGAGGACCGCCGCAGGATGCTCGCCGAGCACGGCAAGATGGCCCGTGGCTTCCCGGACGTGCGCGCCAACACGGTTGCGTCGTTCTCGCTCGGGGACTACGAGTGGCTGCTGGCCTTCGAGGCCGACGAGCTGTACCGCATCGTCGACCTGATGCGTCATCTGCGCGGCTCCGAGACGCGGATGCACGTACGCGAAGAGGTTCCCTTCTTCACCGGCCGGCGCAAGTCGGTGGCCGACCTGGTGGCCGGGCTCGCCTGA